Within the Aspergillus luchuensis IFO 4308 DNA, chromosome 5, nearly complete sequence genome, the region AGTTACCTGCAACCAATCTTCCGATCAAACGAATTTTGCTGGACGAATGCAATCTTGATACAGAATCTTTATGCATGATAATCAGAAGCTGCAAGTATCTAGTGAGCTTGcagtatcatcatcctctaTCATGTCCAATCTTTGGGACATCTATCCCTCTCAACTCACGAAACATACATACGGCACTTCTTATTCACAAGCAAAGCCTGAAGGAACTTATTGTTGAAGACTGTGAGAATAATGTTGCTCAAAATGAGACTCCTAAGTATGGATCCTTCGAAGACTTTCCCGCTCTCAACAAACTAGGAGTTGAGTGCAATGCCCTTGATACACAACTTCCTTTACCCCCATCAGTGCGTTCAGTAGTCATCAGACGTTGTGATTCTGCCATAGCACCAGATATAATATCCTATTTAGGCAGGCATCCAACAGTGGAACTAATCCAGTTCAACTACATGGATGGGGGCATCGGTCGTTTTATTCAACACCAACAGGATCTGGGAATAATACGGAAGGACATCCAGGTTGAACCTGTCAATCACGACCGGACTCCTTCCGAATACGTGTATCATACGCGAAGGCGATCTTGGCAGTCACGGAATATCAGCTCGGACTGATATACTACTAAAGACTCATTATCAGTCATCCTCCTGTCTGTTGCGGTATCACTCCTACCTGTCTGAGAATAGCGTTCTTCTCTCGCAGCTTTCACGTTGCTCCTGCGCTGCTCCTTCCCTGGCTGATCTATATAACCACGACCCGAACACACTACGGACTGGAAGTATGGTCAATATGCTGAGGTTTATATCTGATGAGGAAAGTGAATACATGGAGAAGCCGCAGAAGATTTTGCGAGATTATGTAGCGTGGAATGGGGAAATCCTTACGCAGTAATTTTCAATCACTACTCTACAGGGTCATCTGATAGTATGGACCAAACACGCTTTCAGTTTGCATGTACATGATCAGGTGCTGTTTTGGGCTGCTAGtgattaattattaagtctACCAAAGAAGCTAGAACCCATCACATGACGATAAGACAAAGAAACCTGGCACATGACAAAGGCGCCGAGGAAACGTGCTCGATGGCTGTTAGGCTCTCACCAAATCATTCAAtcagctgctgccttggcCACAGCAAATACTTTCACATTACTAAAAAATGGGTGACTCTGGTTGATGAGGTCAACGCTTGTGGTCCCAGTGGGGCGGTCGTTCTTTTAACGGCAAAAGTTGTGGGCCTGGTATCCGCAGGGAGCCTCGTCCcgcagtggcagtggtggcCCACTTCCTCAGACATCCCGATATAGCAGGCCAATGAGGCCTCATTTCTGAATTCTTGGCAGGGCGACTGCGGGCCCAAAGACATCTCCAGAAGATCCGCCTCACTGGGTCAGCAAGACTAAACCCATCCAGTATTTGGACCGCCGCAGTGTCTCGGGGCAAGTCAATCCAAGCCGAATACTTTCAGAAAGAAGGCAGTCTGCTTGGATAATCAACGGCTTTCCTCGATCCCTACGTTACGTATGTATTATGACCTGATTGTATATGAGACGACTGTAATAGAATGTATAGCCCTCGGTGAACCGGCTCACATGTTTCAGTTCTTCTTGTATGATCGTCACTTTCGAGTGGACCCTTACGTGGCTTATTCCATCACAAGAGGGATTTCACAAGAGGATTATCCTCACAAGAGTGGCCTTTTGATCCAATATTCACAAGTAATATGAGTTACTATGATAGTCTAACTATAAGTGTATTCTCATGAATTTCTGAATATGGCGTAACACACGAAAATGTCTGCATATCCCGTAGAACAACTTGAGAGATGATTCTCGTGGTACCAACTGCCCTGAGAAGTTTCTTCCGGGGCGGCCTGGCTCTTGGCTGTTATAACTTCATAAGTTGAGCCACATATTCCTAAATTAGACCTGAAAGGGTGCTCATATTCTCTTGATCGccataagatttttattccACCAACACTCTAGAGATCAACGATAGAAGCTGCTTATCTTTGGTAATTCGGCCTTCGGCCGCGAGCCTCTGCTCCTCATGCTTAGAAATCATAAATATGGCATTACTGCCGTCAACAATGGCTGCGCGATAACATTGGGCGGGGCTAAGGCTATGCAGATTCCGATCATACAGCGAATAATTCATCCGTGAATACTTCGTCGCCATCCGTTCCAACGGCCACTGGTTGGTAGGACCTGCTTGTACACGGTGGCACTTCTTCCACTCCCCTGTAAACTCCCAGAAGGAAATCTCTACTGAACCTGGTGTTCGTGGTGCCTTCAGGGTTGAAGGCCCAGCATCAACTGCGGGAGGACCCGGCTGTCCTTCACGGAGAGAAGCTGGTGATGGGTCTTGAGTCGGCAATGAAACAAAATCCCGTGCTACTGGGTTGCTATTATGCGTCATGTCTGCCGGTTGGTCGTCAGGGGGCGTTAGTGGAGAATTCTGCCTCTCTTGAGGTCTAGGTGACGGTTCCAGAACTGGCTGCTCCTGGCGAGAGAGACCTAGCTCTTCCTCAAGTCGCTCACGATCtaactcctcctccaaccttTCTCGTTCTTCCTGGGCCCTCATGAGTTGGTCAATGTAATCATTCGAGCCCGGTTGTTGACCACCAGGGCCGCCAACATCCGAAGAATTTCCGTCCCCAATTTCCGGGGACTGTGGCTGTGATGGATGATCAGTACGCGCCTGATCCTCGGGGCCATCGTCCAGAGGTGGATCCTCTACTGCTGGTGTGTTGCCTGAGTCTTGCACAAGCGGGGCTGCTTCAGGTGAAACTCTCGTGCAATGGCTGTGGGTATCTGCTTCTCCCGGGGCGGCAGGGAAAGGTATGGAGTGCGAGAGGGCGGTCGCTGGATCGGAGTGCATTGATTTGCCTTGCGTACTTTCGCCCTGGGATGGATAATCCGACATATCCTGATCCGAGGGCTCGGTGCTCAGATACTCCAACTCCATAGGGTCGTAATCCTCAGGCTCGTGGTTTCCTTCTCCCGTTGGATGCGACTGACGCCTGCGCCTCCGAGCATTCCGcgtttctttttgtttcaCAACACCCCGTTTCCTTTCGGCCCTCGGTACCTTCTGGCGGAGCAAAGTATGTTGTTCCTTGCCCCGTCGGACTCCCCGCTCCTGTGGCTGTTTTCGTTTTTGACAAGGTGGCACACTGGGTGGATCCGCTAGCAGAGCGGGTCGATGATCGCCAGATAaaccatcttcttcgataAATAACGGTGACCAAGGAATATTCCGGGAAGCCTCCTCGGCCTGATTACTGCTAGTGGGTCCAGCTAGTGCAGGTCTtccgaagaaggagaaataGACACAGCGGCGGACATAAAAACTAGTGATCGTGTCAGCAACCCCAATGTCATCAGCGTGCAAACGGTCCAGGAACAGCAAAGGGCTGTCTTGCTTGTGGGTTCGTGTTTGTGGCATCCCGCAGCGAGCCCGGGGTTTCACAGCGCTGTCCGCGAGAAGAACATGTGTCATTTCGGGCTGGTCGGGCACCGCCACAGCGAAACAGTCGACAATGCGGCTGACAAGGGTTTCAAACTGCTGGGCGTCATATCGGAACCGACTAGGTTTCCTGGCCTGCAGCAGAGCCGCCCTTGCAATCTGATGATCTGGGGATCCGTTGATTAATGCATCAATTTCTGGGGACTTGAACCCGAGCCGGCGAGCAAGTTCAGCCATCTCATAGATCGCTCTCTCATCGGCTTTGGCACGAATTGGCTTTGCCAACAGGTCATCAACCTTCTTTGGGTCCGAAGGCATCAGAGGATAATGTCGCATTGCATACAGCCATACCTGCAAGTATCCCATATTAAGGCGCTCCACGTCGGTTGCCCGCTGACGCCGGAAAGTGGACTCGGAGGTCTGAATTACacactcctctccctccaaaTTTGAGGACGGAATGAACATCGACCTCATGGTTTCCCAGACAGACTCAGCCGACGGGCCAAAGAGTCGCTTCACACAATGTGCGCAGCTTTCCAGGTACTTGAAATCTTCAAAAAAAGTATACAAGGACGGAACCAGCCCGTCAAAATTCTTCATTCTGCTCCATATAATCCCTCGTTCTTCCTCGCTGAATTGGGCAAAAGCCTGGCCACTTAGGATCAGCCCACAGGCTGATTTTGCGTCAGTACGGGACTTTCCCGGTGCCAGCAACTGCAGGGCGTCGACGGTATCCAGatcaatcttcttcatcgaacCAGGATCTGAGTCAACTATGGAAGACCAGAAGTGTCCGATATGGTCAAGATAGGCCAGGATCTCCTACAGAGCAGTGAGAATTGTAATTGGCAGGGCGCTAAACAGGGATCTTGGAACTCACTTCGACACAACCCGTGGCAATCAACCGGTGAAGCATGCTTATTCTCATCCCATGTGGCCAAAGCCCAGGGATTGGTAGTAACCGATCGAAGGCTCGCCGGAGACGACGGTTTCTTTTATTGTCTAACTGATCCAGGCGGTCCTGATTGCTGGGTGATAGCCGCACAAACCACCGCTGCCGGAAGGTTTCGTTGTCCTCGCCCTCATACTGTCGGATCTTGCGATATATTTGCCCGTCAGTCGGTTTCTTCTGATTAGCATATTCTTCTATCAGGGACGTCCTCAGTTCTTCACCGATGTCTACTTAATGGTCAGCCCTATAAATACCGAAGAGATGAATCCTACAATGCGTACCGTCTACGTAGAGATCAACTGTCCACCAGCGGTCAGCCGGAGGAAGTACCCTGGCTCCCGCCTGCACACGGTGACGGCCATGGAGGGCTCGCAGTTGCCCCGCCGCAAATCCCAGTTGGGGACATTGGTGAGCATCATTAGTCAGCAGTGATTGCTGCGGAACATTCGCCTTCCGCAGCGCATCAGCGAGATCCTGCTGAGACACGATCGCGGGGACGTGATTATCGATATCCAGGCGACGACAGTGGTTTTTGCGGAAGATTTCACAGAGCCGATCCAAATTTTTGGGATCTAGATCCCGGGGCAATGGCGGATCGAATTGAATTTGATAGATATTGACCTTGGCTGTTCCTAGATATTTCAGGCGCCGCTCTGTTGCCAGCcggacttcttcctctgtaAATAGGGCCCGCTGCATTGCAGGAATAGAAATGGAAGCCAATATTGATagaagcaaaaaaaaagtcaaCTCCATGGCAAATATATATACGTCGAATGGGTCCTTCGCTGCGGTAACGCTGCGGAGCTTCTCTGTCCTGCATGCAGGCTTCCCTCAGCGGCCTCCAAGATCCCGCAGCAACCCCAGCCCAGACCAACTTAAAACTGCGCCCTCGGTCGCATGCATTGCCTTTCATTATTGCTGTCTCTGCCCATTGGGACTGGACGTCTTTAAACTTCATCATGCGGCCTGTGAATAAGAATCGGGCCACCCAATACCTAGCGGATAAAGTTCCTCTGCTCGAACAACCACCTGATACTGAAGCAGCGGTGCCATCACTACCTGAGCTCAAATCCAAGCCCAAAGAAACTGACCCATCCACAGCGCGCCTAGGTAAAAGGCCTGCTACTCCTTCGCTCGCAGACTCGAGTCGTAAGATTATCCGCGGCCCGCAACGAGCCTTGGCTCTTCCGGTGACTAGCCGGTCAGGGAACAGTGCGGGTTCAGATCTGGTTATACGAGCGGAGCCTCCAGAGGATACTTTCAAGAAATACTATGAATGCGACTTGGCTGGCACTGTTTCTGTGTGTGTCCGGCGCTCCGGCCACCGTGCTGTTTGGGCGATTCGTCAGTATCCCTGCAGTGATGCCGACAGAATCCTGGAGATTCTCCGTTCCACACGCCATAAAAACGTGGTGTCCGTTTGGGAGTGTTTCCGCACCCCGGATGCCCTTTACACTCTCAGCAAATTCCACCCGCTCACCCTAGACCATATCGTTGCCTGCAAAGCCTTCccagaccagcagcagctggcTGCCATTATGTCCCAGGTTTTTTTTATCTAGTCCCGATCGGGTATACACGATCGCTAACCGCTCccaggttgttgatggattATCGTATCTCGTCACTCAGAATCTCCAGCATAGCTCCATGGATTGCTCCAGCATCCTCATGAATCTTGAGGGAGAGATCCAAATCGGTAAATCCATTGCTTGGACCAAGCTCGGAAAGACTTCTAACTAGAATTCTCAGCACGGATTGATTGCTTTGCCGTCCGGCCGGGGGGTAGGGTCCGAGCGGACGACTTGGCTCCCGTCGCCCGGGTTATGATGCAACTGATGCAGAAATACGTTAAAGATGACGGGGCCGTTGGGATTGACAATCTCGATCGGTGGCGGAATTGCTCGGCTGCTCTTGAATTTCTCTCCGCAACGACGTCAGCGGGTTCATTCGAGGAATTGAAAAGGGTTTGTAGCCCCCGCTTTATTTCGAAAGCTGCTCACTGGTCTCTAGCAGCGTCTCTTGACGAAAATTCACTGGTCTCCCGGAGATCTTATTGGCTTGGCATGGTTTGCTCTAATATCTGCGCGTACATTCTACTCGTGCGCgccggatgatgatgaataagGCGAACGTTGCCACATTGGTTGACAGAACGATCTTGGAAACAGGCAGAAGATAGTTTATATGATTAATTTAAAGTGGGTTTGATTGACTGTCATGAACGTGGATGATGTCGATTTGGTATGCTTTCGGGTCGCAGAGTCCCAATGCAGACAACCACGATACTGAGGCTGTTTAGCTCATGATGTTCTCTAAAGGTCCCGTCCTAcgttaaaatattattaacttgTATGCTAATCCAAAAATTCGGGTATTGCTTCACGATAATTGATTGTTCTGAAGTGCAATTGAAAGTATAAAAATCATCTGGATTAGTAAATGATATCAAGCCCTTGCGAAAACCAGAGCTGGAGAGAAAACAAGACGAGCATATCTAGATTATGTATGCAAGCACCAGTGAATAGAAATATCAGACTCAAGCCTCCCATCGTCTCAGTGGGTTGGTAGGTAAATAGCCGCCGGAATAGTACTACGTTTCCGGCGCCCTAGAGAGAAATTCTTGCATCTTCACTCCCGCATGTTTCTCGGTATCAATTTCAGTCCAAGGATGTTCCATCCGCTGACGCGCTATTGCCGTTTCATCCTCGACATGGGCACGGGCCAGCTCATTTTGCCCCAGGAAGCCAGATTCATCGTTCAAAATTGCCCGGAGGTCATCTGAAACTTGGCCAAACATGAGGGACTTGACCACGCGCTCTAACGCATGGAAGATGCGAATAGTGCCTGGCCGAGTATGCGAGGCGAAAGTAACGAGAGCATTTATTTGATCATTGCTGAACGTATCATTGCACCTGAACTTTTGGGTCAATTGAGCCATAGAGTGAGCTGATCCAGGTACGTACATGATATTCATCAGGGAACTGTCGCCTATCAGCAGAATGCCAACTCCCAAGGTTCCTGCAAgcttccaccaccatctgccTCGTCGCACATGATAACCCGATATCCTATCACGACGAGACTGCATTGGCATTGATTTGCGAGGGTCATCAGAATAGGAATTGAGTATTGAATTAAGAACAAATGTCACCACCGGCTTTGACATAGGAATACGGGAGTGCTCTTGCGGATGACTACAGAGGTCCTCGTAGTTGAAGTAGAGCAACACCTGTCCAATTCGCTCCGCGACGGGGTCAAGAAACGGCGTCGTCGCGTGAGTATCGAGTACATGAATGTAATTCACAGCTCCCTCTATGCCTTTCCAGACGGTGGGAAGTCCCAGTGCGTGCAATTCGAGCGACATATTGTCGTTCCACTTACTCAACAGGGGTCGAAGCACTCTGCAAGGGTCCTTCACGGAAAGCTGGACTTGTGCCTCAAGGATTTTCCGGACTCTCCGATCTCGTTTCTTCTTGGGCTCATCCGCTTCGTAGAATGCGCAAGATTGCAATAAGTAGAGGATTGTCTGTCTTGACTCGGTCACGACCGCCGTTATTTTCGATGGCATCGACAGGTCGCTATCTAGCCTCTTTCTCTTGACTGATCGGTTGAGCATGGTGGCTCCTACCCCCGGAAGGGTTCGCTCCCCCATCTGTGGAGAGTCAAAACAGATAGTAGAAGGTGTTGAGTAGCTAGATGCACTTCCATCGAGTCCGAGTGTGTTAATAGTTACTGCAGGTGACACCATCCCGGGGATTGACAGAGGAGTACCGACAGAAATTGTCTCCGGGGCCATAAAGAGCTGGCTTGCGTCAGGTGTCTCAGTGGTGCCTAAGAGCCAATCACTGTATATATCGCTCATCCAGAGATCAGGATCGATACATGTTGGCGGGATATTGTTCGAAGGGACGGGTGTTCTGGGATCACTCGTGGGTAGGTAGGCGGCGAACAGAGATGGAAAGGGTTGTGCAACATCCGTATcttcaaaaataatatatgcACGGTTAGCTTACAATGTCAGAGTGGCAGCAAGCAGACTGAGATAGAGAGGCTTATTACCT harbors:
- a CDS encoding uncharacterized protein (COG:S;~EggNog:ENOG410Q1UX) yields the protein MITITIGLQEFHQNNGPDWDEDVCSDLVNQIGKRFEQIGRLDDPQKTDVLMRAQSGGFIRWHILSADQRIISSTHRDGCMNVFAASITMEACSGVMAIVLETTQLRKLVRDLGADLEQLRKLKRSQVADIWYGLEYAGFVERSQVQEAIQDSTSPDTDVAQPFPSLFAAYLPTSDPRTPVPSNNIPPTCIDPDLWMSDIYSDWLLGTTETPDASQLFMAPETISVGTPLSIPGMVSPAVTINTLGLDGSASSYSTPSTICFDSPQMGERTLPGVGATMLNRSVKRKRLDSDLSMPSKITAVVTESRQTILYLLQSCAFYEADEPKKKRDRRVRKILEAQVQLSVKDPCRVLRPLLSKWNDNMSLELHALGLPTVWKGIEGAVNYIHVLDTHATTPFLDPVAERIGQVLLYFNYEDLCSHPQEHSRIPMSKPVVTFVLNSILNSYSDDPRKSMPMQSRRDRISGYHVRRGRWWWKLAGTLGVGILLIGDSSLMNIMYVPGSAHSMAQLTQKFRCNDTFSNDQINALVTFASHTRPGTIRIFHALERVVKSLMFGQVSDDLRAILNDESGFLGQNELARAHVEDETAIARQRMEHPWTEIDTEKHAGVKMQEFLSRAPET
- a CDS encoding uncharacterized protein (COG:S;~EggNog:ENOG410PSMF;~InterPro:IPR000719,IPR011009;~go_function: GO:0004672 - protein kinase activity [Evidence IEA];~go_function: GO:0005524 - ATP binding [Evidence IEA];~go_process: GO:0006468 - protein phosphorylation [Evidence IEA]), with the protein product MRPVNKNRATQYLADKVPLLEQPPDTEAAVPSLPELKSKPKETDPSTARLGKRPATPSLADSSRKIIRGPQRALALPVTSRSGNSAGSDLVIRAEPPEDTFKKYYECDLAGTVSVCVRRSGHRAVWAIRQYPCSDADRILEILRSTRHKNVVSVWECFRTPDALYTLSKFHPLTLDHIVACKAFPDQQQLAAIMSQVVDGLSYLVTQNLQHSSMDCSSILMNLEGEIQIARIDCFAVRPGGRVRADDLAPVARVMMQLMQKYVKDDGAVGIDNLDRWRNCSAALEFLSATTSAGSFEELKRRLLTKIHWSPGDLIGLAWFALISARTFYSCAPDDDE
- a CDS encoding uncharacterized protein (InterPro:IPR036047,IPR032675;~go_function: GO:0005515 - protein binding [Evidence IEA]), whose translation is MAGLYDLPLKILTMIFQILPFSAILSTCLVSRYLHAASLPFLVSSFHVECKTLRFQRRLQSFLETIIRNNAGQYVKSVSFDRIEEILPREFIYLHKFLPQLSPQLPNIRQLAISGDFYFLSMLSDFPFQHLEELHCVESGPAIWRIIHLLPRLSLLSLRKHYCNTLQLPATNLPIKRILLDECNLDTESLCMIIRSCKYLVSLQYHHPLSCPIFGTSIPLNSRNIHTALLIHKQSLKELIVEDCENNVAQNETPKYGSFEDFPALNKLGVECNALDTQLPLPPSVRSVVIRRCDSAIAPDIISYLGRHPTVELIQFNYMDGGIGRFIQHQQDLGIIRKDIQVEPVNHDRTPSEYVYHTRRRSWQSRNISSD
- a CDS encoding uncharacterized protein (COG:S;~EggNog:ENOG410PU90;~InterPro:IPR022198;~PFAM:PF12520;~SECRETED:SignalP(1-21)) produces the protein MELTFFLLLSILASISIPAMQRALFTEEEVRLATERRLKYLGTAKVNIYQIQFDPPLPRDLDPKNLDRLCEIFRKNHCRRLDIDNHVPAIVSQQDLADALRKANVPQQSLLTNDAHQCPQLGFAAGQLRALHGRHRVQAGARVLPPADRWWTVDLYVDDIGEELRTSLIEEYANQKKPTDGQIYRKIRQYEGEDNETFRQRWFVRLSPSNQDRLDQLDNKRNRRLRRAFDRLLPIPGLWPHGMRISMLHRLIATGCVEEILAYLDHIGHFWSSIVDSDPGSMKKIDLDTVDALQLLAPGKSRTDAKSACGLILSGQAFAQFSEEERGIIWSRMKNFDGLVPSLYTFFEDFKYLESCAHCVKRLFGPSAESVWETMRSMFIPSSNLEGEECVIQTSESTFRRQRATDVERLNMGYLQVWLYAMRHYPLMPSDPKKVDDLLAKPIRAKADERAIYEMAELARRLGFKSPEIDALINGSPDHQIARAALLQARKPSRFRYDAQQFETLVSRIVDCFAVAVPDQPEMTHVLLADSAVKPRARCGMPQTRTHKQDSPLLFLDRLHADDIGVADTITSFYVRRCVYFSFFGRPALAGPTSSNQAEEASRNIPWSPLFIEEDGLSGDHRPALLADPPSVPPCQKRKQPQERGVRRGKEQHTLLRQKVPRAERKRGVVKQKETRNARRRRRQSHPTGEGNHEPEDYDPMELEYLSTEPSDQDMSDYPSQGESTQGKSMHSDPATALSHSIPFPAAPGEADTHSHCTRVSPEAAPLVQDSGNTPAVEDPPLDDGPEDQARTDHPSQPQSPEIGDGNSSDVGGPGGQQPGSNDYIDQLMRAQEERERLEEELDRERLEEELGLSRQEQPVLEPSPRPQERQNSPLTPPDDQPADMTHNSNPVARDFVSLPTQDPSPASLREGQPGPPAVDAGPSTLKAPRTPGSVEISFWEFTGEWKKCHRVQAGPTNQWPLERMATKYSRMNYSLYDRNLHSLSPAQCYRAAIVDGSNAIFMISKHEEQRLAAEGRITKDKQLLSLISRVLVE